One Clostridia bacterium DNA window includes the following coding sequences:
- a CDS encoding Veg protein — translation MAAKEVLASIKNTLDDCVGQRIKLKANKGRKKVYERTGVLEQTYPHIFVIKLDEHHSVVRRVSFSYTDVLTETVELTVYRGGKEQKIKAVKS, via the coding sequence ATGGCGGCCAAGGAAGTTTTGGCAAGTATCAAGAATACTTTAGATGATTGTGTTGGCCAGAGAATTAAGCTGAAAGCCAACAAGGGCAGGAAAAAGGTCTACGAGCGAACCGGCGTGTTGGAGCAGACCTATCCCCATATTTTCGTCATAAAACTGGACGAGCACCACAGCGTGGTGCGGCGGGTATCTTTCAGTTACACCGATGTCTTGACGGAAACCGTGGAATTAACGGTTTATCGCGGTGGCAAAGAACAAAAAATCAAAGCGGTTAAGTCTTAA